The following proteins come from a genomic window of bacterium:
- a CDS encoding O-antigen ligase family protein, with the protein MVTAKTELSALRFSFPLRWWITIIIIECTLAIIVSTIPSLTQPGLVVVGLILGLYFIIALIRPRIALGILAFCFPFYNFVINIVYQSHTYKILLLFPTIFGSLLFLAVLLRFSAKLQQYAAPQVFLLVPIGMLIVWSILSSAWTEKPFSAWYSGLNLLISFMVIYCIFQLIQTESQLFRFYLVVILGGLITAAAIILSTFFSTDRTYIYPLITTDNIQIFESTFFYVMRQGMKRAMGFGTYNQMSLLMTVHLFLAGVLLISQRRWTTKTMLIISMFYMLYAQLLTKTRAPIVGMLLGAFLTIYLLCKRITTWNRKQFWFSMVIMIIFITMLFLSIVSHLEKGLTRFTAAVISDVEVKDSSWTLRMTWWQESIYQFFATYGLGVGAGNVSEYLYQNAPHPHNTYIHLMVELGIFGTIILATLLISIVKNTIYALRRHDLSPELTKTVAIIAGALVADGFALGFEHDYYWIPTWIYLAILLLPINLALKTKEEGK; encoded by the coding sequence ATGGTTACTGCAAAAACAGAATTATCTGCGCTTCGATTTAGTTTTCCGTTGCGTTGGTGGATTACGATTATAATCATTGAATGTACACTTGCTATTATCGTGAGTACTATCCCATCACTAACGCAGCCAGGACTAGTCGTAGTGGGATTGATTCTCGGGCTGTATTTCATTATTGCACTTATTCGACCACGGATTGCACTTGGTATTTTAGCCTTCTGTTTTCCGTTTTATAATTTTGTTATCAATATCGTGTATCAGTCACATACCTATAAAATTCTCTTATTATTTCCAACAATATTTGGCTCACTGTTATTCCTAGCAGTATTACTCCGATTTAGCGCTAAATTACAGCAGTATGCTGCTCCGCAAGTTTTTCTGTTGGTTCCGATAGGGATGTTGATTGTGTGGAGTATCCTATCATCAGCCTGGACGGAAAAACCATTCTCTGCGTGGTATAGCGGACTAAATTTACTGATTTCATTTATGGTCATATACTGTATATTCCAACTTATCCAAACAGAATCGCAGTTATTCCGATTTTATCTCGTTGTTATTCTTGGAGGATTGATTACTGCAGCCGCAATTATTCTATCTACGTTCTTTTCAACCGACCGAACTTATATTTACCCGCTGATTACTACCGATAATATTCAGATTTTTGAAAGCACCTTTTTCTATGTGATGCGCCAAGGAATGAAACGAGCAATGGGATTCGGAACCTATAATCAGATGTCATTGCTAATGACGGTCCATCTATTTCTTGCTGGAGTATTATTAATATCTCAACGACGGTGGACTACAAAAACGATGCTTATTATATCAATGTTCTATATGCTATATGCGCAATTACTGACTAAAACCAGAGCGCCGATAGTCGGTATGTTACTCGGGGCATTTCTTACCATATATTTACTTTGTAAACGAATTACGACGTGGAACAGAAAACAGTTCTGGTTCAGTATGGTAATTATGATTATTTTTATTACGATGTTATTCTTATCCATAGTAAGTCATCTGGAAAAAGGATTAACCCGGTTTACTGCAGCGGTAATTTCTGACGTTGAAGTTAAAGATAGTTCGTGGACACTGCGTATGACATGGTGGCAAGAGAGTATCTATCAGTTTTTCGCTACCTATGGTCTTGGAGTAGGAGCGGGAAATGTTTCCGAGTATCTTTATCAAAACGCACCTCATCCGCATAATACTTATATCCATCTTATGGTCGAACTCGGAATTTTCGGAACAATTATTTTGGCAACGCTTTTGATTTCGATAGTTAAAAATACGATTTATGCGTTACGCCGGCATGATTTATCACCAGAATTAACCAAGACAGTGGCGATTATTGCCGGTGCATTAGTTGCAGATGGGTTTGCATTAGGATTCGAACATGATTATTATTGGATTCCAACGTGGATATATTTAGCGATACTCTTGCTTCCTATCAATCTTGCATTGAAGACAAAAGAAGAAGGTAAATGA